The DNA region GAATTGTTTACACCATTTCAAAGAATCCTAGTTGTAAAACCTATTTATgctaggcttaattgcacttttggtcccccaactatggccttcctgcgaaaatcgtccctaaacttcaaaattagcaaaactcgtccctcaactatacacacagttgcacttttggtcttccgttagcattccgtcagaaaactaacagaatattccgttaaaaatgaattaaaaaataaagaaaaaataaaattgagaaaaaatagtattttaattgaaaaaataaagaagCTCACTTAAATCcgtttcctcttcctcctcctcttctgtAGATCATGGTTCTCGTTCAAAGCTTCaaagtttctgggtttttggtcGGGTTTCTGGGTTACAAGCTTCGAGCTCCCCCTCTCCAGACACCATATGATAGGTTGAAGCTGTATCTGTAACAATGGTTTgagatctgaaaaaaaaaaagtcttggATTTTCTTCTCTGGTTTTCCTTTCTCAGTTATGGTAGATCTATTGTGAGAGGGAAGAAGGGGTTTGTGGGCTCAGTTTCTGGGTGGGGTTTGGGGTGGGTTCCGGTTGGGTTTCTGGGGAGGggtggggttggtggagggagaggtggttctgggttgtggtttgcTGGTGTGGGTTCGGTGGAGGGAGAGGTGCGAGTGAGAAAGATGAGATGAAGATATGGAGGGAGAGGTCTGCAACTCCTTCTTTTGGGTTGTGAAATGGATTTCTAATTTCATGAGGAGATGAGAAAATGGGATCTGCAAAGAGTGTTGAAGAAAAACCCAAAACCCCTTTCTCTCCAGCAATCCGCTCCAATTCAATTTCAGTATGGAGAGTTTGTGTTGATGGTTGAGGGAGGTAGTGGTGAAGAGGAATGAAAGGAGAAGGGAGGGGAGGATGAGGGATTgaggttgatgaagatggagaaagtGAGGAATGAGGAGGGGGAGGATGAGTGGTGGTTAtattgaggaagatgaagaaatttggTGACTGGATTGTGAATTGTGACGGATTATCTCCGTCACTAGTCCCAATCTGTTAGATTTCTGACGGAATGCTAAcggaagaccaaaagtgcaactgtgtgtatagttgagggacgagttttgctaattttgaagtttagggacgattttcgcaggaaggccatagttgggggaccaaaagtgcaattaagcctttatgcTATATTTCCTAGGAACATTTTGGTGTGGCCAGTGTCTTCACTCTTATTCTTTTGCATGgaaattctttttctttctactccctccctccgttcctttttaagtgtcgttttagcataaagctctccaaccaagatagtggatttTTAGAGTTGTTTTTCCcattctaccctctcacatctcaatcataaagtcataaagctctccaaccaTGATAGttgattgttagttttttttccactctctcatatcattaaaccatcTACCACTCTCActcaatcataaagtcataaaggtcttcatagttattaagaaagaagaattttatgaaaaatgtgaagtggagttattgaaaaagtaagggtataattgacaaaataGAACCTAAAACATTAAaacgacagttaaataggaacaaaaaaattgttctaaaatgacacttaaaaatgaacggagggagtactttaCCCCTATGTATAGTAAGGGTTAATAATAGTGATCATAATTATTAAAGTACACGTTTTTTGTGTTAAGATGCTCTCGCAATTTTGACCCGAGTGTGGTAAAGGCCAAGGGTCTCATCAAGAGTGCGGCTCCTAAGAATCGAACTCTCGACCTTAGGGTTCAAACACACTTTATAATGAAGTGCAAAACAAGAACATTTTATCAAATTGATAAATAACAAGTGGATGGTCAGGTTGAATCATTAAATCgcctaaaagaaaaaaatatcaaattcttgtgatttcaattttatttgaaattatccctgtcaaaaaaaaaattatttgaaattatCGACGAGCTTTGTAGTTGATAACTTAGTTGTTCTCTTTTGACATTACTGAGCCAAATTGTTATCGGTAACCTACCTCACATACGTTTTCCATTCAATCTTCCTTTATTTTTGTTATTCAATCATCTTTCTTTATAATTGTATGAAACTATGAATAGTTATATTCAATCTTCCTTTATTTTTGTTATTCAATCATCTTCCTTTATAATTGTATGAAACTATGaataatgatattttaattGGGTGAAAAATGCTCATTCTGCTACCAAACAAAACGCTACCGTGtttatgaagagagagataaacaTAAAACTTTTACATAATGCCAACGGTTCAGTcgcacaataaaaaaaaaaaaaaacccaacggTTCATACTTCATTCATAGTTTCGTCCTCACGCCGAACAGTTACAACCTACAACTGCTGCCAAATTTGAAGTTACGCGCGTGTTCGTTTCCTTCAATGCCGTtactttttcctcttcttcattcATTCACATTTGGATTACAACCATTCCTTCAGTTACAGTTGAACAACCCTAATTTCCTCAACTTTCAGGCGCCAAATTTGTGAGCAGCGATTCGAAGACGAAACACCAGTTCTCGCTTGGATTCAAACACCACTGAGTGAGTGCGTTGCAATGGAGTTTGAGGACGCGCATTATAATCTCCGCGCTATTAGGCTCTTGTACAGGCTTCTTGAAGATCACAGCATCGCATTGCAAGATGAAAATTCTGAGATTGTAAGTGTTTCCATGCTACAATTTTTTCACTGAATCATGCTATGCcactgtttttttttcattgaatttttcttttttgatttAGTCAATAACTTTTTACTTTTCAAGAGTTATCTTCAGTGTCTTGGAACTAGATTTTTTTTCTGTTCTGACTTCTGATATCTATGATCCTAATTTAATGTGATTGGTTACTTTAATCTGAAAGAAATCTGTAAtgggatttttttattttttttacatttttgctGTTGTATTTTGTAATTAGTGTTTATAGCCATTTCCAGATATCTGAGTGATTTTTTAGTGTTAACACTAAGAtgttcattttcttttgtatctAGCAGGTGATTGAGAGAGCTAGAGTTTTATTGAGAAGTTTGATGGATGTTGCAGTTGAAAGTGTTTTCGAGACTCATTTAAAGGTACTTACGGTTTATCATTTTACAATGTGACCTGCAGGCAGGAAATAGGATATGATTTCTGTTGCGTAGTTTTGATTCTTTTATGCTGATTTAACAGATCACAGCAACACAAGCAGCCATGTCTAAGTCATCCATTGAACAAGAAAAGCCTGTGGCCGAGTCGCTGGCAAAGTCTCCTATGGAAACTGGCATTTCTCAAagctctgtagaacatccaagTTGCAGTGAAGTGACTCCACAGAAGATTGAGCAGCCCCAATTGAAGTTACTATCTGAGAAAGAACTGCCAGAGCCTTCATACTTTGGCATCTCTGATACTGGAGGGACAACAAGTAAAGCACTATGCAGTCTAGGTGAGGAGGAAAATATGATGCAACAGAGTTTAGTCAAAGGAACAAATCTATCTGATGAGAAGGGCAATTTACCCTACACAGAGAGTAGTAATCCTGAACAGCAGCATGATAATTTGAATACTTCATATGGAGTTGGTGAGCATGCAACTGAGTCATTACAAAATTTTGACTCAAAAACTGGTGAGTCCAATGAAGACAATAATTTACCAttgatgaataaaattcatGAAGCTCAACACAGTTCTAGTGCTGCCAGCCAAGTTGAATCTCTGGATCAGATGGGTGATTTCTCTGATGATTTGGTACATGCAATCAAGAGAATCGAATCTCGCATTTTGGCTTTTCAGATTTTTTCAAACATGATGGAATCCCCTAAAAACACTTCTGTTCACCATACTATGCAAAACATAACCAATCTAGAAAGTCCTGAAATGCAAAGAAATGATGGGGCTGCAAAAAGTCAATTGAGTTGTAGAAGGTCTCTCTTGGAAGGGCGCAGGTTAACCAATCTGCAGAAAAATAAATCAAGTTGTAAGGATGAAAATTTGATTTCAGAAAGTGAATTTAAGGATCCTTTATTATCTGGAAATGAATCATTGAGTCAGAGTCAGGTGGCATATCCAAATCATGCGCTTCGTACTGATACAGAATCTGCAAAAAGCGTTGATATACCAAAGAATGTTGGTACCCAATTGGTATCAGAAGGAAAAGAGTTAAGAAGTCAGACTAGGATGCAACCTTCAGCACAAAACATGAGCATGGTAGAGAGAGTTAAGTCAGTGAATAGGTTAGCTGGTAATGATCCCCACTTGGGGAGTCAAGCTAGTGACTGTAGTCAAGGTTTGAGAGTCCCATTGAATCAAGATGATCTTACTAAAAAGCCTTCCAGGTTTTCTAATCAAACAAACAGGGAAAGTTTGGTCAGAAAAACTCCAGTTGCATGGTCAAAAACTGATCAGAATCAGAAGGGAAGGAGTTCTGAATTATCCTTTGCACAAAAGTTAATGGGATCCACGCCCAAAGTTTCCCGGAGAGAAAAGCCACAGCCTCATCAGATGGTAATAAAACCAACTCTATTGGACCAGAGATCCAGTGAAATTAAGGTGAACTCCCATCAACACAGAGACCAGTCAGTTTTGGACAGGAGAGGAGCTCATAAGACTGGTCAGGATGAACCTCAGAAGACAAGGGTTCAACCACAACATTGTGAACTGGATGAGTCGAGTTCAAACATGGACTCTTCTTCTCACTGGAGCTCTCAGCAAGGCAGTGCAAATAGTAGTAGTGACACTGAGGACTACTCCTTACAAGCTGGGTCACAAGGTCCTATTGATGCAGAATATGAAGGCAGCTCAGAAGAGAGTAGTAACTCATATCTCTATAAAAGTGATGGTCCTTCACACAGAGTTGGAAGTCTCAATTCATATAGATATCACAGTAAAAGAAATCCTAAGAAAAATAAGGTTGGCCATGATGAACCTCGGAAGACAAGTGGTCAACCACAACTTCATGAAGTAGAGGAGTCATACTCAAATTCAGACTCTTCTCACTGGACTTCTCAGCAAGGCAGTGCCAATAGTAGTAGTGACTCCTTGGACTACTCCTTGCCAGTTGGCACAGAAGATCCCACAATAGAAAGGCTGGTTGATGCAGCATATGAAGGAAGCTCAGAAGAGAGTAGTAATTCATATCTCTACAAAAGTGATGGCCCTTCACATAGAGTTGGAAGTCCCAGTTCATATAGATATCACCGTAAAAGAAATCCTCAGAAAACAATTGGAAGCCTAAGGAAGCTGAAAAATAAGTTGGGATTGATctttcaccaccaccaccaccaccatcaccatcaccatcatgatgatgataatgGTAACTTTCATTCAAATGCAGGTCATAGACATCCAATGTGGAATCGCTTGCAGAATGTCTTCCACCACAAAAACAAGCATGGGATGCGAACAAAAcataaggttgagaagtcaaagagAGGGGCTATTGCAAGAGTAAACCCTCGTTCAAATCAGGTTGGACAGTTTCACAGACTTGTGGAAGGGCTTTTGAGACACATCCGACATTCGAAGAAACCAAAGCATGGTAGGGTGAAAAGGTCCAGGTATACCCCACATGGACATAGTCAGAAGAAGCTGCATTGGTGGCACATCCTTGGACGACGCCGGGGAGTGAAGCTGAAAAGTGGTGGCCGAGTAAAAGTGGGATTTATAAGCCAAAAGTCACTAAAGAACTAAGTTGAATTTGGGTGCACATTTGAATTTCTTGTCTTGCAAGTATTGCCTTTTAGCTCGTAGTATTACAACTCCTGGGTTTTAGCTCTTATCCGGTTTCAGAACAGGTATATCCTCTGATTTTCCTCTGTTTTCCTAGATACTTTGGCTTGTTGAATGGGCGGTTGGTAATTCTCCATATTCAGTTGACGTCAGCCTGGTTATTCTAGATTTTGTTTTTGCATGGTGATTCTGGATTTTGTTTGTGTGTGTGCACTCTCATACTCCATGAATTGATAAAATCTCCTTGCCAAGAGGTCCGAGAAAAATGGAATTTCTgtaaataattatttcaaaaagcTAGCTATGAAGTTTAATCAAAGAATTCATAAAAGAGTCAGCTACTATTTTAGCAGAAAAGGGTACTATGAATTAATTATAAtgtaaattaataataattatattagGAAAGTTCATGTTAGCTGTAGTGAGTAAGTTAGCTCCGCACGCATGTTAGCTCTAATGAGTAAATTTTATTAGGTCAATTTTGGAGGAAAAGAAGGCCGCCAGAAATTGATCACAGTAGCTACGAGTATCACACCAGCTAGCCTGCAGCCAAAGCTCTCAACaaattttgatttgatttgatttattcttttaatttaacattattttaattttttattagggAAATATTTAGTTTTAGTTAATAACAAGAAAGGCATAACTCACTTGCTTCTTTGACAAACACTCAACTGGAACTCACTGGTTGCCAAGGCCAATCATttatataagtcaattttgAGTTTTTGACTGCATCGTCATGTGACATCCTCTGATAATTACAAAACTTCTACTGGATAGTGGATATCACCAAATACTATTCATTTTGTATGCCTAGATTCAGCTTTCTTCTCCCCCTCAAATTCTTTGATGACTTAGATTTCCAAGAccatattattaaatttaatcatTCAGTAATAAAATCTCAATCATGTTAATAGCAAAGTCTTTAGgcaaaaaaaattccaagaaAGGTATGGAAGAATCAGCTTCTTTACCTGATGAAGTGGAAGAACCTGATCTTTTATGTACTTGTTATGTTGATAAGATTCAGCATCTTAGATACAGATTTATGATATTTTCCTAAAGGACAGGATATATCTTGGACTTGTTAAGGTTGAATTTTGACATTCAATTGGGCTAAATTAAGGACAATGTCTCTGATATTTTcccatcactttttttttctaggtACTTTTACTCTTTCCAACCTAAGAATGTTTTGTGTTGATTGCGTTGATGCTATTTTACCACCTGGAACTGTGAGTAATTTTTCTTCTGTTTTAGTTTTGTTAGAGTTTGATTTGTTCACATTTAAACTTAACTTTATGAGAATTCAGGAAAATATGTATGTAGGTATATGACTTATTTTATGTCAAAGAATTGTAAATCCAGGTCTAGACTTCTGTTTTC from Lotus japonicus ecotype B-129 chromosome 2, LjGifu_v1.2 includes:
- the LOC130738579 gene encoding uncharacterized protein LOC130738579; protein product: MEFEDAHYNLRAIRLLYRLLEDHSIALQDENSEIVIERARVLLRSLMDVAVESVFETHLKITATQAAMSKSSIEQEKPVAESLAKSPMETGISQSSVEHPSCSEVTPQKIEQPQLKLLSEKELPEPSYFGISDTGGTTSKALCSLGEEENMMQQSLVKGTNLSDEKGNLPYTESSNPEQQHDNLNTSYGVGEHATESLQNFDSKTGESNEDNNLPLMNKIHEAQHSSSAASQVESLDQMGDFSDDLVHAIKRIESRILAFQIFSNMMESPKNTSVHHTMQNITNLESPEMQRNDGAAKSQLSCRRSLLEGRRLTNLQKNKSSCKDENLISESEFKDPLLSGNESLSQSQVAYPNHALRTDTESAKSVDIPKNVGTQLVSEGKELRSQTRMQPSAQNMSMVERVKSVNRLAGNDPHLGSQASDCSQGLRVPLNQDDLTKKPSRFSNQTNRESLVRKTPVAWSKTDQNQKGRSSELSFAQKLMGSTPKVSRREKPQPHQMVIKPTLLDQRSSEIKVNSHQHRDQSVLDRRGAHKTGQDEPQKTRVQPQHCELDESSSNMDSSSHWSSQQGSANSSSDTEDYSLQAGSQGPIDAEYEGSSEESSNSYLYKSDGPSHRVGSLNSYRYHSKRNPKKNKVGHDEPRKTSGQPQLHEVEESYSNSDSSHWTSQQGSANSSSDSLDYSLPVGTEDPTIERLVDAAYEGSSEESSNSYLYKSDGPSHRVGSPSSYRYHRKRNPQKTIGSLRKLKNKLGLIFHHHHHHHHHHHHDDDNGNFHSNAGHRHPMWNRLQNVFHHKNKHGMRTKHKVEKSKRGAIARVNPRSNQVGQFHRLVEGLLRHIRHSKKPKHGRVKRSRYTPHGHSQKKLHWWHILGRRRGVKLKSGGRVKVGFISQKSLKN